The Vicia villosa cultivar HV-30 ecotype Madison, WI linkage group LG1, Vvil1.0, whole genome shotgun sequence genome includes a region encoding these proteins:
- the LOC131643550 gene encoding uncharacterized protein LOC131643550: MFKSWSKKNKIKAVFKLDFQATQVPKMKKSALMVSLVPDDVGKTTVKLEKTAVHDGTCLWENPVFEPVKLVRDLKSGILHEKIYHFIVSTGSSKSGYLGEASVDFADFLTETEPVTVSLPLKFANSGVVLHVTIQNVEGYAAERNGEDNGSVGLHNDGTLRHQLSYGSTDESYNLDENESLAKSRSEYSEQNASNGISPKVASWDDPHSFRQNSMPPRGSVETNATQNQVHKRSNTGWSMGSASDGSLGDWTNSAEENIPRERLQEPSGNAAENLKIEIASLKRQAELSELELQALRKQVEKESSRGQNLSRQINGLRDERDSLKTKYEQLRSQQSFNGVNNETKASKTMKSDIENCRIQIEALKEELVYEKETSGNLQLQLLKTQNSNSELLLAVTDLEEMLEQKNKEILDLSSKMKSQKIAKERDIDTELDVLRQKIAEQNSEIESCGKQREELSTLLKELTLEYDILENENADISSKLKQDEAQHIRLQNEHSTSLVTIQQLESQVKRLEAKIEMQENEFSSSLVSIKELENEVKSLEKELRIQADKYKEDLHAMQSAKIEQEERAIQAEESLRKTRHNNAIASERLQDEYKSLSVEMACKVEENEKMIAKEVAEADELRNHNKLMEETLQKCNQELRLITDQHESKVEELLKQINSKDKTIEQVSRELEVKTKELEDAQRCRDEKDATLSKKIQMLEIQHKEIKHSLQKEQVDKENMKKHASQLEGELKKKEAELSAMEKKLKNNKGRGAALHMNLTSRDNEAAKGNVKKSKGIDAASTAISKSEGSDADRLSKELLKEVEVLKGKNTTMETELKEMEERYSEISLKFAEVEGERQQLVMAVRNLKNGKKI, encoded by the exons ATGTTCAAATCATGGAGCAAGAAAAACAAGATCAAAGCTGTCTTCAAATTGGATTTTCAAGCAACCCAg GTTCCGAAGATGAAAAAGTCTGCACTGATGGTATCATTGGTGCCAGATGATGTTGGGAAAACAACCGTGAAATTAGAGAAAACTGCTGTACACGATGGGACTTGTTTATGGGAGAATCCAGTTTTTGAACCGGTTAAACTTGTTAGGGATTTAAAATCTGGAATTCTCCATGAAAAAATCTACCATTTCATTGTTTCAACT GGTTCTTCGAAATCTGGCTATTTGGGAGAAGCTTCggttgattttgctgattttttaaCAGAAACTGAGCCTGTTACTGTTTCTCTACCATTGAAGTTTGCCAATTCAGGCGTAGTTTTACAT GTAACCATTCAGAATGTTGAAGGATATGCTGCTGAAAG AAATGGGGAAGATAATGGATCAGTGGGACTTCATAATGATGGAACCTTGAGACATCAACTGAGCTATGGCAGTACAGATGAAAGTTACAATCTTGATGAA AATGAGAGCTTGGCCAAGAGTAGATCTGAGTATTCGGAACAGAATGCATCTAATGGCATCAGTCCTAAGGTAGCTTCATGGGATGATCCTCATAGCTTCAGACAGAACTCGATGCCACCAAGAGGGTCAGTTGAGACCAACGCAACTCAAAATCAAGTGCATAAGAGGTCGAATACAGGATGGTCAATGGGTTCAGCATCAGACGGAAGTTTAGGCGACTGGACAAACAGCGCAGAAGAGAATATTCCAAGAGAAAGATTACAAGAGCCTTCAGGCAATGCGGCTGAAAATCTCAAAATTGAAATTGCTTCTCTGAAGAGGCAGGCAGAACTATCGGAACTTGAATTACAAGCACTTCGGAAGCAGGTAGAAAAAGAAAGCAGTCGGGGACAGAATTTATCTAGACAAATCAACGGTCTCAGAGACGAGAGAGATTCGCTCAAAACTAAATATGAGCAACTCAGGTCCCAACAGAGCTTCAATGGTGTAAATAATGAGACCAAAGCCTCTAAAACCATGAAGTCTGATATTGAAAATTGTAGGATTCAGATAGAGGCATTAAAGGAAGAGCTTGTTTATGAAAAAGAAACGAGTGGAAATCTTCAATTGCAACTGCTGAAAACACAGAACTCAAATTCGGAACTTCTTTTGGCTGTGACAGACCTTGAAGAAATGCTAGAACAAAAGAACAAGGAAATATTGGATCTATCTTCCAAAATGAAATCTCAAAAGATTGCTAAAGAGCGTGATATTGACACAGAATTAGATGTTTTGCGGCAGAAAATTGCAGAACAGAATAGCGAAATAGAGAGTTGCGGTAAGCAACGCGAGGAGCTAAGCACGCTTTTAAAAGAGCTCACATTGGAGTATGATATTCTTGAGAATGAAAATGCTGATATATCTTCGAAATTAAAGCAAGATGAAGCACAACACATCAGGTTACAAAATGAGCACTCAACTTCTTTAGTTACGATACAACAACTTGAATCCCAAGTAAAGAGACTTGAAGCAAAGATAGAGATGCAAGAAAATGAATTTTCATCATCTTTGGTCTCCATCAAGGAACTTGAAAATGAAGTTAAGTCTTTGGAGAAAGAACTGAGAATACAGGCAGATAAATATAAAGAGGATCTACATGCCATGCAAAGTGCGAAAATAGAGCAGGAAGAACGGGCCATACAAGCAGAAGAGTCACTGAGAAAAACGAGACACAATAATGCTATCGCGTCTGAACGTCTTCAGGATGAATACAAATCGCTTTCTGTTGAAATGGCATGCAAAGTTGAAGAGAACGAAAAGATGATCGCGAAAGAGGTTGCAGAAGCTGATGAATTGCGGAACCACAACAAGCTTATGGAAGAAACGCTCCAGAAATGCAATCAAGAGCTCAGGCTTATTACAGATCAACATGAATCGAAAGTGGAAGAGCTCTTGAAACAAATCAATTCTAAAGACAAAACAATAGAACAGGTGTCACGAGAGCTAGAAGTGAAGACTAAAGAACTCGAGGATGCACAAAGGTGCAGGGATGAAAAGGATGCTACactttcaaagaaaattcaaatgcTTGAGATCCAGCACAAGGAAATAAAACACAGTTTGCAGAAAGaacaagtggacaaagaaaatatGAAGAAACATGCATCTCAATTAGAAGGAGAGCTTAAGAAGAAAGAAGCAGAACTAAGTGCTATGGAAAAGAAGCTCAAGAATAACAAAGGACGAGGTGCAGCTTTACATATGAATTTGACCTCAAGAGACAATGAGGCTGCTAAGGGTAATGTTAAGAAGTCAAAG GGAATTGATGCTGCAAGCACTGCTATTAGCAAGTCTGAAGGAAG TGATGCTGACCGCCTTTCAAAGGAATTATTGAAAGAAGTGGAAGTTCTAAAGGGAAAGAACACGACTATGGAAACAGAACTGAAAGAAATGGAAGAAAGATATTCAGAGATTAGTCTGAAATTCGCAGAGGTAGAGGGAGAAAGACAACAACTTGTTATGGCTGTACGTAATCTCAAGAATGGTAAGAAGATCTAG